AGCAAAATGTACAAATAGCTTTACCTATGATGGATTAAACAGACTAACAGCACAGACGGATGCATTAGGAAATACGACAAGATACTTATATGACAAATGTAATAATTTAATCAAAGAAGTTGATGCAAGATATTCAAATATGAGTATAGAATCAGCACCAGGTAGAAAATTTGAATATGATATGGATAACAGAAGAACTAAAGTAATATCATATAATGGATATAAAGACAGCATAATAGAGTATAATTTATACGACGGCAGAGGCAATCTCTTATTGCAGGCAGATGAGCTTGGATATAACAGTGAAAGTCCAGAGCTTTCAATAGGAAATAAATATGAATATGATGCAGATAACAGAGTAGTTAAATTCACATCAGCAGATGTAGTATATCAAGGAATCATAGAAGGAGTAGACAGACATTCAATCAAATATGAATATAATGGAGACGGACAAGTAATATCACAAGAAGACGCATATGGAAATAAAGTAGAAACAACATACTACGGAAATGGAAACGTAAAATCAGTAAAATATCCAAACGGCTATACAGAGAATTTTAGATATGATAATATCGGTAAATTCTATATGCAGAAGAAAACATCAGATGGATTAGAAATAACAACATATAATAATATTTATGGAAAGCCTATTAGAGTGGTATATCCAGATGAAACAGAAGCTCACTATGGATATACAAACAAAGGTGAAATCACAAAGAGTATAGATCAAGAAGGCAATGAGGCTTTATTTGAATATGATGAAGCTTCAAATGTGATAAGCAAAAAAGAATATATAAAAGAAGATGAAAGCTACAAATACTATAGATTGACAAAAACATCATACAATGAAACAAATAGTCCATTAAGTACAGAGACATTTAGCTTAAAAGAAGCTAAAGTACCAACACTTAGTAATATAGAAGAACCAATAGGTAATAAAAATTACTACGAATATGATAAAGCAAACAACCTAATAAAAGTAACAGGAGCAAATGGTGAAGAAACAATAAGAGAATATGATGCTAATAATAATCTAATAACAGAAAAGAGAAAAATAAGTGAAGGAGAGTACAATGTAAACAGGTATGAGTATGACCATTTATTAAATTTAGCAGTAAGCTCAGTATTAGTAAAAACATCAGATGTAGATATAAAATCACTGACAAACCCTGTTTATGACAATGAATATTCAGACAAAATATTAGCAAGCACAAAATATTCATATTATACAAACGGTAAAGTAAAAACCATGGAAGATTCAAGAGGAAATATAACCAAATATGAATATAACCATGATGGGAAAATAAAAAAATTAATATCACCAAAAGGATACACAGTAAAATACAAATATGATTTAAGAGGTAACGTAAAAGAGCAAACAGATGCAAGAGGAAATAAAGTTCAGTATGAATATGACGAAATGAACAAGCTTACACATAAAAAACAGCCATACAAAGATTCTGAGCAATCAATAACAAGATATGTGTATGATAAGAGAGGTAACATAAAAAAACAGATAAATCCAGAGCAGTATGAAGAAAATGTTGATATAGACACGATGCTTGGAACAAGCTACGTTTATGACAATATGAACAGAGTTATAGAAAAAATATCACCAGAAGGTGAAACACTAAGTTATATCCAGTACACAAAAAAAGGTAACCCAAAGAAAGTAGTAGATGGAATAAGATATCAAAGCAATATAGAAGACTCAAAGGGTACAAGCTATGATTATGATGGACTTGGCAGAGTAATAAAAGTAACAAATCCATTAGGAGACAGCAAAGCATATAAATACAACCTACTAGACAATATCATAGAAGAAACAAACGAAAAAGGTCTAGTAACAAAATTTGAATATGATACAGTAGGTAATTTAACAAAAATAGAATTTTCAGATGGAAGTAAAGTTAAATATGAATATGATTTAGCAAACAGAAAAATAAAAGAAGAAGATCAGCTAGCAAATGTAACAAGCTTTGAGTACAATGGATTTAACAAAAAAAGAAAAGATATAGATACATATTTAAATACACAAGAATATAAGTACGACTTAGCAGGAAATCTAACAGTATTAGAAGACAAAAGAGGAAACAAAACAGAATTTAAATATGATGAAAACAACAAAATATTAGAAAAGAGACAGCCTGCATATGAGGATGGTAGTGGAAACATAGTATATATACTTAGTAGCTATACCTATGACGAAAATGGAAATCTAACAAAAGAAAGCATATCAGATACAAAAGGACTAGCTTCAAAAAGAGAAACAATGTATCAGTACTATGAAAACAATAAGCTAAAAATGAAAAGACACAGCAACGGTTCATTCCAAAAGCTGTACTATGACAAAAACGGTAACATAGTCAAAAAAGAAACATCAAGAGACAGCGAGAACAATGATATAGAAAAGTTTGAATATGACCTACAAAACAGATTGATAAAATCAATAAAACTAATAGACAAAACATCAATAGCAGAAGATGAAGAATTAATAAATGGTTTAATAGATTTAGAATATCAAGACAAGCTGCAAGTGATAACAGGCTATGAATATGACATACTAGGAAATAAGACAAGAGAAATAAGACCAAAAGCATATCAGCTAGGCTTAGACAGCATAAAAGCAAAAGATTATATAACAGACTTTAACTATGACATATTTAACAGACTAACAGAAATAACAAGAAGCTATGAACAAGTAGAATACACAATAAAATACAGCTATGACAAGCTAGGAAACAAAATATCAGAGGTAAACGAAAAAGGAAGTCGGGCAACATTTGACTATGATAGCTTAAACAGAATAAAAACAGTGACAGACGCAAAAGGTTTTGCATTTACTTACACCTATGACGAAGCAGGAAACAAGTTGACAGAGACAAACGCAAAAGGAGATACAATCACATACAGCTATGACAAGTTAGGCAGAGTAAAAACAATAAAAGACCCATATAGCAAAGTCATAACAGAAAATGTATATGATGAAAACGGAAATCTAATAGAAAGAAAAGATGCCAAAGGCTACAAAACAAGCTATAAATATGATATGGCAAACAGGCAGATAGAAGCTACAGATCCAAATTCAGCAGACGAAGGAAAAGTAACATTAAAGATTAAATACAACATATTTGGAGAAAAAATAAGCGAGGAAGATGCACTAGGAAATATAACAGAGTATGAATATGATTCCATAGGAAGACTAATAGGAGTAACAGATGCACTAGGTATAAAAACAAGCTACAGCTATGACAGAGCAGGAAACAAACTAACACAAACAAATGGAAAAGGAAAGACAAGAAAATACAGCTACAGCTCATTTGGAATATTGAAAAGCTTAGAAGATGCAGAAGGAAAAATAGTAACATACACATATGATATAACAGGAAACACAGCACAAGTAATAGACAAAGTAGGAAATAATACAAAATACCAGTACAACTCTCAAGGACAGCTAATAGAAAAGAAAGTATTAGAGACAGGAGATTCAGTACAGTATGAGTATGATGTACTAGGTAACAAAATAAAAATGATAGACGAAACAGGAGAAACAACATATAGCTATGATGTACTTTCTAGGTTAGAGTCAATAACAAAAGACGGGCAAGGTTATATAGCCTACAGCTATGACGAAGTAGGAAACATAGAAGAAATAACAGACAAGCTTGGGAATCGCGCGTGCTACACATATGACAAATCAAATAGAATGAAAACCGTTACATCTGGCTCAAGTAGAGCAGAATATGAGTATGATGAAAACGGAAATAGAAGCAGGGTAACATATGTTGGAAATATAACAGAAGAATACAGCTATGACAAAAACAATAACCTAATAGACTTAACAAACAAAGTAGGAAGCACAGAAATATCACACTACAGCTACACATATGACTTAGCAGGAAGACAAACAAGCAAAACAGACAGCTTTGGAACAACAAGCTACAGCTATGACAAGGCAGGAAGAATAAAAGAAGTAAAAGCACCAGGAAAAACAACAAGCTATAGCTATGATAAAGCAGGTAACAGAAGAAGTCAGAGAGAAGAATATACATCAGAGCAGCCAAGTGGATACAAACTGATAAAAACAGGAGAAGACGTAACATACGTAGTAAAAGAAAGCCAATATGTATATTCATCATCAGACAAGCTGTTAAAATTAGTAGAAAAAATGTATAATAAAGAAGGAGAAGAAATCCTTAAAAAATCAGTAGAATATATATATGATGCAAACGGAAATGAAATAAGACAAAAAGCAGACTATATACATCCACATGACATGACAATGATACAAAGCACCAAAGGAAACACACACGGAAAAGGAATAACAGAGGAAATAAGTACATTAATAGAAAGAGAAGAAAAATACTATGATGGCTTTAACAGACTAGTAAAAGTAGATAAAATAACTAGTGGAATAAGAAACATAGTAACCTACAGATACAACGGAGACGGACAAAGAACAACAAAACAAGAGCAAAGCTCAAAAGACGGATATGTAACAAAAACAACGAATTACTATTACGACAGACAGCACGTAATACTAGAAACAGGAACAGAGACAGTAAGCTATGTAAGAGGAATAAACTATATATCAAGAAAAAGCAGCATAGGATTAAGCTACTATTTCTACAACGGACATGGAGACGTAGTTCAAACAGTATCAGAAAATGGAGAAGTTAGAAACCAATATGATTACGACATATTTGGAAATCCATTATTAACAATAGAAGAAGAAAAGAATGAAATAAGATACTCAGGAGAATACTACGACGAAAGCACAGGCTTATACTACCTAAGAGCAAGATATTACAATCCATACACAGGAAGGTTTATATCAGAAGACAGCTATTGGGGAGAGGATAGTAATCCGCTTAGTTTGAATTTGTACGTATACTGCTACAATGATCCAGTAAGATTTGTGGATCCTACGGGACATTGGGGTGGAAAAGCAGGAGAATATGATGATAGAAAACTTTCAAGATCAGAACAAAAGAAAATAAAACGGCTAACAGATGCATATTTTTCAACAAAAGATGATGAAGAACGTAAAAGGATACATGAAAAAGCAAATAAAATAAGAGAAGAAGCAAAACTAAAAGCTGATTGGAGTAGAGTAAGAAGAAGAGAAAGAAGACGAAAAAGTACAAATCATAAAGAAAGATTTAATACAGATCATGATTCAAGTTCAGATAGTTTTTCAAATGCAGCGGAGAGATATTTAGATGATAATAAATATTTTACAGATACTACTTGGCAAACTTTAAGTGAGCATCATAATAGGCGAGGTTATGGTTATAGAGTAATAAAAAGAAATGAAAATGACACAACACAAGAAACAGTAGATGCAGTAGTAAATGAAATAGATGCCAATATAGAGCGTTCTGATTATCTACTGGGAACAAAAGACTACAATGAAGATATAGAAATACTTCATAAAGAAATACTTGATGATAGCAAAGATAGAGATTTTGCTTACAAAATTACTATTGAACATATGGATGAAGATAAATATAAATATAGTCAGGAATTACAATATAGTTTAAAAAACAGAAAAAGTTTTAATTCACATTATACTAAAATCGTTGATACATGGGATGAAGAAATACTGCAAAAACTAGGCATAGATGATACGTTCTCAAAAGATTTCAAGCATAAAATGATAAATCATTATAAAGAAACAGGTAAGGGAATAGAAGAATTTTTTAGCCAGATACAATCACCAGAAGAACAAGATGCTAATATTTTGTCATCTAGAGATTTGATGTCAGTAAGATCTTTAAAAGCTACATATGCTGTATATGCACAACAAAATGATGGAGCTAGTAGAGATAAAATGTATGCTATATTGAGAGCTATAGATATTATAAGAAGTAAAAAAGAATATAGAGGAAAGTATGATTTGCAAAACGAATATGGTGATTATATAAGTATGTATTGTTATCATAATAAAAAGATTTGGTCAAAAATTCATATAGCTGATGGAGATCCAGCTAGAGATTCAGCAATTGTTAATACAGGAACGACATTATTAAGTTTAGCACCACCTCCATATAGTATTGTAGGATACGCACTTTCTGTTGGTGTTCATGATGAATTTACTTCATCAACTGCAGTTGATGGAGGATTGACAATGGCTGGATTAATGAATGGTATAGAAGGAATGTTTTTTACAGGAATAGGTTTTGTAAAATCTGGCTTTGGTGCATATAGAGAGTATCAAGATTTAAAAGGTTTTACTAATATGTATGTAACAGTACAACAGTCTAGTATTTTTGAGACTCATAGTTTTCAATTTAATCCAGATAAATTTCTTGTTAAAGTTGGACAAATTGATAGGGTGGATTTTCCTATTCCAGCTGAATTTAGTTCTTATGATAAAAATTATCCAACACCAGATATAAAATTAGTTTCAGGAGAAAAATATTGGTTTAATCAGTAAATGATTTAAAATTTATTGGAGGGATAGTGTTGAGAAAAATGTTTAAATGCCCTATATGTGGAGAAGAAACTATTAGTATTAAAGATAAGCGAAAGCTTGATTATCGCTTTAAAACTAAAATAAAATGTAGTAATTGTAATAGTGTGTTCAGACAATCATATATAGCTGCATTAGTATTGCTCTGTTTTGGATTAGTAGGTGTTTTAATCGTAACAAGAAACTTTAATTTAGTAATTAAGTGCATACTAATTATACTGCTATCCGTATTATATTTTTATGTTGATTTATATCTTGTACCTATAGTAAAGTATGATGAATGAAAATACCTACTGAGGCAATGTCATCAACCTAATAATACAAAAATTAGAAATTATACTTAAGGCTCCAAAACCTCCAAAAACAGGATGCAACCAGGTTCAATATCACCAGAAGGTGCACCCACTGGGTGATACCCAGTCGGGACGGTTCTGATTTAGATGACATAAGTGTCGATAATGATTAAATTAGGATACAAGGTACAACATTAATAAAAGTACGTCAGATTGATTTGTGAGTCTGACGTATTTTTGTATATAAATTGAAATAAACGTTGCAATAGAAAAAATATCACCAGAAGGCGAAACACTAAGCTATATGAAATACACAAAAAAAGGTATCCAAAAGAAAGTAGTAGATGGAATAAGATATCAAAGCAATGTAGAAGACTCAAAGGGTACAAGTTATGAATATGATGGACTTGGCAGAGTAACAAAAGTAACAAATCCATTAGGAGACAGCAAAGCATATAAATACAACCTACTAAATAATATCATAGAAGAAACAAACGAAAAAGGTCTAGTAACAAAATTTGAATATGATACAGTAGGTAACTTAACAAAAATAGAATTTTCAGATGGAAGTAAAGTTAAGTATGAATATGATTTAGCAAACAGAAAAATAGAAGAAGAAGATCAGCTAGCAAATGTAACAAGCTTTGAGTACAATGGATTTAACAAAAAAAGAAAAGACATAGATCCATATTTAAATACACAAGAATATAAGTACGACTTAGCAGGAAATCTAACAGTATTAGAAGACAAGAGAGGAAACAAAACAGAATTTAAATATGATGAAAACAACAAAATATTAGAAAAGAGACAGCCTGCATATGAGGATGGTAGTGGAAACATAGTATATATACTTAATCACTATACCTATGACGAAAATGGAAATCTAACAAAAGAAAGCATAGCAGATACAAAAGGTCTAGCTTCAAAAAGAGAAACAAAAACATATATGATGAAATTGGCAATCTAATAGAAAGAAAAGATGCCAAAGGCTACAAAACAAGCTATAAATATGATATGGCAAACAGGCAGATAGAAGCTACAGATCCAAATTCAGCAGACGAAGGAAAAGTAACATTAAAGATTAAATACAACATATTTGGAGAAAAAATAAGTGAGGAAGATGCACTAGGAAATATAACAGAGTATGAATATGACTCCATAGGAAGACTAATAGGAGTAACAGATGCGCTAGGTATAAAAACAAGCTACAGCTATGACAGAGCAGGAAACAAACTAACACAGACAAATGGAAAAGGAAAGACAAGAAAATACAGCTACAGCTCATTTGGAATATTGAAAACCTTAGAAGATGCAGAAGGAAAAATAGTAACATACACATATGATATAACAGGAAACACAGCACAAGTATTAGACAAAGCAGGAAACAATACAAAATACCAGTACAACTCTCAAGGACAGCTAATAGAAAAGAAAGTATTAGAGACAGGAGATTCAGTACAGTATGAGTATGATGTACTAGGTAACAAAACAAAAATGATAGACGAAACAGGAGAAACAACATATAGCTATGATGTACTTTCTAGGTTAGAGTTAATAACAAAAGACGGGCAAGGTTATATAACCTACAGCTATGACGAAGTAGGAAACATAGAAGAAATAACAGACAAGCTTGGGAATCGCGCGAGCTACACATATGACAAATCAAACAGAATGAAAGTCGTAGCATCAGGCACAAGTAGAGCAGAATATGAGTATGATGAAAACGGAAATAGAAGCAGGGTAACATATGTTGGAAATATAACAGAAGAATACAGCTATGACAAAAACAATAACCTAATAGACTTGACAAACAAAGTAGGAAGCACAGAAATATCACACTACAGCTACACATATGACTTAGCAGGAAGACAAACAAGCAAAACAGACAGCTTTGGGACAACAAGCTACAGCTATGACAAGGCAGGAAGAATAAAAGAAGTAAAAGCACCAGGAAAAACAACAAGCTATAGCTATGACAAAGCAGGTAACAGAAGAAGTCAGAGAGAAGAATATACATCAGCTCAGCCAAGTGGATACAAGCTGGTAAAAACAGGAGAAGACGTAACATACGTAGCAAAAGAAAGCCAATATATATATTCATCCTCAGACAAGCTGTTAAAATTAGTAGAAAAAATGTATAATAAAGAAGGAGAAGAAATCCTTAAAAAGTCAGTAGAATATATATATGATGCCAACGGAAACGAAATAAGACAAAAAGCAGACTATATACATCCACATGACATGACAATGATACAAAGCACCAAAGGAAACACACATGGAAAAGGAATAACAGGAAATATAAGCACATTAATAGAAAGAGAAGAAAAATACTATGATGGCTTTAACAGACTAGTAAAAGTAGATAAAATAACTAGTGGAACAAGAAACATAGTAACCTACAGATACAACGGAGACGGACAAAGAACAACAAAACAAGAGCAAAGCTCAAAAGACGGATATGTAACAAAGACAACAAACTACTATTACGACAGACAGCACGTGATACTAGAAACAGGAACAGAGACAGTAAGCTATGTGAGAGGAATAAACTATATATCAAGAAAAAGCAGCATAGGATTAAGCTACTATTTCTACAACGGACATGGAGACGTAGTACAAACAGTATCAGAAGCAGGAGAAATAAGGAACCAATATGATTACGACATATTTGGAAATCCAACACTAATAGTAGAAGAAGAAAAGAACGAGATAAGATACTCAGGAGAATACTACGACGAAAGCACAGGCTTATACTACCTAAGAGCAAGATATTACAACCCATACACAGGAAGGTTTATATCAGAAGACAGCTATTGGGGAGAGGATAGTAATCCGCTTAGTTTGAATTTGTACGTATACTGTTACAATGACCCAATAAGGTTTGTGGATCCTACGGGACATTATGGGGGAAGATCAGGAGAAAGAGATGACAGCTTGCTTTCAAGAAGTGAGCAAAAGAAAATAAAACAGCTTACAGATGCATATTTTCATGCTAAAACAAAAAAAGAGAAAGAAGAAATACACCAAAGAGCAAATAAAGTATGGGAAAATTCAAAGAAAAATTATAAACGTTCAGATTCATTTACAAAGGATGCAAATAAGCATTTAAAAACCCATAAACATTTTACTAAAGATAGCTGGGGAAATATAAGTAAAAAACATAATAGAATAGGTGGAGGAGCAAGACATTTAAAAGGAGAAGGTTCAGCAAAAGAAAGAGTAGATAGATTAGAGAGTGAAATAGATAGAAATATAGAGTATTCAGATTATATGATAGGAAGTAAAGAATATGAAGAAGATATGAAGATATATGCAAGTGAAACGTCTTATGGTAGTATGTTAAAAGCTTCAGTAAAAGATATAGCAATAGGAGGAGGTAATCCAGCATTTAGTAATTATGAAGGTATAGATAACATAGTTTATGAACGTATGAATAATGGAGAACACATAAGACAAGTACAGGAAATGTTACAAAAGCAAGGATATAACTTACAAACAGATGGAAATTTCGGACCAAATACAGAAAGAATTATTAAGAAATTTCAAAGAGATAATAATTTGAAAGTAAGTGGAAAAGTAGATGCTGAGACTTTTAAGAAGCTTATGGAAGAACCTAAAGATGATAATACAGATAAGCAAGAGGGTAGAATAGTAGAACGATTTAAAAAAATAGGTTTGAAATTTATAGACGAGTTAAATAAACAGCATAATGGAGAAAAATTTATACAACCAGTAAATATAGGTAGGATATCATCTGAATATGGACCTAGAATAAGACCAGGGAAAAAAACAGATAAGATAAAGGAGTTTCATGCAGGATTAGACATTGCAACTAAAATTGGAACTCCAATATATTCTATATGTGATGGAACAGCAGAAGTCAGATGTAAGAGTGTTAAAAAAGGATTTGGATATAGTGTAGTTTTGAAATTTGAGGGTGGTTATTGTAGATATGCCCATTTATCAAAAGAAACATTACAATTTTATGAAGGGACCAATAAAAAAATACATGTGAAACAAGGAGATGTAATAGGGTATACTGGTAATACGGGTTACAGTACAGGACCTCATTTGCATTTTCAGTTACACATATATAATGAGGAGGGTAGATTACTAAAATTTGAAGGGAAAAAAGTTCCAAGTTATAAAAAAGATGCTGTTGACCCTCAGAAATATATCAAATTTAAATTTGGAAAAAGTAAATAATTAGTTTAGAATTAATTTAAGAATTAGATATACTATAATATATCTAATTCTTGAATATTTATTATAAATCATATACATAGAAGGATTGAATTTAGGAGGATATTTATGAGTAAAAAAACACTTTTTTTAATAGGTATTATTTTTATAGTAGTAACTATAGCTATAGTGAACGTAAAAATTCAAAATATAGGAGATAAAACAGTTAAAGATGTAGAAAATGACATAGATGAACAGGCTTTTAGCCTAGACAATATATCTAGTTATAACTCGTTTATTAAAAAATCAGTTACAGGTAAATATATTTATAAAAAGTTCTATTCACCAGATTATAAGAATTGCTTTATTGCAAAAATAGGTTACACTGAAGATGATGACGATGCTAATACTTTATATTTAAATAATATAACAGATACATATTTTGAATTAATAGATAATATAAAGGATCCAGTTATATGGTTAAGTAACGAAAAAGTATTAGTTAATGGAGTGTATATATATAATATAGAGACTAAAACAATAGAAAAACATATAATGAAAGAAATTTTAGATGATAATCATTTAATTAATTATAGTTTAGATCACAAAAAAGAAAAAATAGCGCTATGTTTAACAGATAAATTAAACAATACTAAAGAGTGTAGCTATTTAATTTATGTCTATGATATAAAAAATGATTCATATAAAAAAATATATGAAAAGAAAAACGCAAGTATAGATTTAACACTAGCAAATTATTATATCGTATGGGATAAAAATAGCAATATTATTTTTGATAGTAATGATTTTAAAATAATGAAGTTTGATACGAAATTAAATACATTAAAAGATTATATAAAAGTAGATATAGACAAAGACATAGAATATATAGATAATCAACAAACTGAAGAAACTGATGAATATGGGGAACCGCCAATAACTGATAAAATGATGGGAATATCAAAAGATAATAAGTACATAAGTATAAGATCGGGGGAGGAACTTGTACGCATTATAGATACTGAAAATAACGTTGAAGTTGAAAGCAGTAGTGAAAATAGAATACCTTATTCACCTGATTTTTGTTGGATTAATACAAATGTGTTTGCTTATATAGTTAATTTCGTACAGAGTACTAATGAAATCCATATATGTAGTATTAACGATGGCGTATATAGTGTGAAATCAGTGATTGAGTGCGAAAAACTTAAAAAGGATAACAACTTCATATATAATTTAAGACTAGATAAAGACAAACTTATTTTTGATGTTGTAGAATTTTCATCACCTAGTTTTGAAACTATTGAAAAAGTTACTACTTATGAGATTATTTCAGACAAAGATAAATAAAAAACTAGAAACAAACAAGGGGACTACAGACTGTTTTAATGCAGTCTGCTACACCCATTGGGGCAATGTCATCAACCTAAGAATACAAAAATTAGAAATTAAATTTTAAAGAAAATTTCAAAAAACACTTGACTTTTCAAAAAAGCCCTAATAATCGATATGAATACCATTAAACAAGAGGACGGTTCGAGACTGCTGAAAAACACCTCCTATAATGTGTAAATGCGAAAAGCAAAAAGGATATTTCATATGAATGTCAAATTATATATACATGAAGGTGTTTTTATATGCTTAAAACAGAATATAAACAACAAAGCATATATTCAATAATATATAATAAAATACCAGATGATCATCTGCTAAAACAAATAGATAGAGTAGTAGATTTTAGTTTTATCAATGAAATGTTTAGAGATAGCTATTGTAAATACTATGGAAGACCAG
This portion of the Abyssisolibacter fermentans genome encodes:
- a CDS encoding RHS repeat protein, with amino-acid sequence MKYTKKGIQKKVVDGIRYQSNVEDSKGTSYEYDGLGRVTKVTNPLGDSKAYKYNLLNNIIEETNEKGLVTKFEYDTVGNLTKIEFSDGSKVKYEYDLANRKIEEEDQLANVTSFEYNGFNKKRKDIDPYLNTQEYKYDLAGNLTVLEDKRGNKTEFKYDENNKILEKRQPAYEDGSGNIVYILNHYTYDENGNLTKESIADTKGLASKRETKTYMMKLAI
- a CDS encoding RHS repeat-associated core domain-containing protein gives rise to the protein MANRQIEATDPNSADEGKVTLKIKYNIFGEKISEEDALGNITEYEYDSIGRLIGVTDALGIKTSYSYDRAGNKLTQTNGKGKTRKYSYSSFGILKTLEDAEGKIVTYTYDITGNTAQVLDKAGNNTKYQYNSQGQLIEKKVLETGDSVQYEYDVLGNKTKMIDETGETTYSYDVLSRLELITKDGQGYITYSYDEVGNIEEITDKLGNRASYTYDKSNRMKVVASGTSRAEYEYDENGNRSRVTYVGNITEEYSYDKNNNLIDLTNKVGSTEISHYSYTYDLAGRQTSKTDSFGTTSYSYDKAGRIKEVKAPGKTTSYSYDKAGNRRSQREEYTSAQPSGYKLVKTGEDVTYVAKESQYIYSSSDKLLKLVEKMYNKEGEEILKKSVEYIYDANGNEIRQKADYIHPHDMTMIQSTKGNTHGKGITGNISTLIEREEKYYDGFNRLVKVDKITSGTRNIVTYRYNGDGQRTTKQEQSSKDGYVTKTTNYYYDRQHVILETGTETVSYVRGINYISRKSSIGLSYYFYNGHGDVVQTVSEAGEIRNQYDYDIFGNPTLIVEEEKNEIRYSGEYYDESTGLYYLRARYYNPYTGRFISEDSYWGEDSNPLSLNLYVYCYNDPIRFVDPTGHYGGRSGERDDSLLSRSEQKKIKQLTDAYFHAKTKKEKEEIHQRANKVWENSKKNYKRSDSFTKDANKHLKTHKHFTKDSWGNISKKHNRIGGGARHLKGEGSAKERVDRLESEIDRNIEYSDYMIGSKEYEEDMKIYASETSYGSMLKASVKDIAIGGGNPAFSNYEGIDNIVYERMNNGEHIRQVQEMLQKQGYNLQTDGNFGPNTERIIKKFQRDNNLKVSGKVDAETFKKLMEEPKDDNTDKQEGRIVERFKKIGLKFIDELNKQHNGEKFIQPVNIGRISSEYGPRIRPGKKTDKIKEFHAGLDIATKIGTPIYSICDGTAEVRCKSVKKGFGYSVVLKFEGGYCRYAHLSKETLQFYEGTNKKIHVKQGDVIGYTGNTGYSTGPHLHFQLHIYNEEGRLLKFEGKKVPSYKKDAVDPQKYIKFKFGKSK